In Nicotiana tabacum cultivar K326 chromosome 19, ASM71507v2, whole genome shotgun sequence, one DNA window encodes the following:
- the LOC107796548 gene encoding uncharacterized protein LOC107796548 translates to MVISWLLNSLFKEIAESVLYSKTTREIWKNLEDRFGQSNGALLYQLQNKPSDTVQGSSHIAGYYTKVKRIWDELDSLDTCVHCSCDCSCGGKSRSLKSHQDGRLIQFLMGLNEAYSGVKSNILMASPLPIINHAYSLLIQDEKQREIHVAQHPVESAFMAARQQYGGQKLGCSE, encoded by the coding sequence ATGGTGATATCATGGCTTCTCAATTCACTTTTCAAGGAAATTGCTGAAAGTGTCCTCTACTCCAAAACAACAAGAGAGATTTGGAAGAATCTTGAGGACAGATTTGGGCAAAGCAATGGAGCTTTGCTTTATCAACTGCAAAATAAGCCCAGTGACACAGTTCAAGGAAGTTCACACATAGCTGGTTATTATACTAAAGTGAAAAGAATCTGGGATGAGCTTGACAGCCTAGATACTTGTGTTCACTGTAGTTGTGATTGCTCTTGTGGAGGGAAGAGTAGATCTCTGAAATCTCATCAAGATGGCAGGCTCATCCAGTTTCTCATGGGGCTGAATGAGGCCTATTCAGGTGTAAAAAGCAATATTCTGATGGCTTCACCTCTGCCCATCATCAATCATGCTTACTCCCTTTTAATTCAAGATGAAAAACAAAGGGAGATACATGTAGCTCAACACCCCGTTGAATCTGCTTTCATGGCTGCAAGACAACAATATGGAGGTCAGAAGCTTGGATGTTCTGAGTAA